A genomic window from Panthera tigris isolate Pti1 chromosome B4, P.tigris_Pti1_mat1.1, whole genome shotgun sequence includes:
- the ATXN7L3B gene encoding ataxin-7-like protein 3B, whose amino-acid sequence MEEISLANLDTNKLEAIAQEIYVDLIEDSCLGFCFEVHRAVKCGYFYLEFAETGSVKDFGIQPVEDKGACRLPLCSLPGESGNGPDQQLQRSPPEFQ is encoded by the coding sequence ATGGAGGAAATTTCGTTGGCTAACCTGGATACTAACAAGCTAGAGGCCATCGCTCAGGAGATATACGTAGACCTAATAGAGGATTCTTGTTTGGGCTTCTGCTTTGAGGTGCATCGGGCAGTCAAGTGTGGCTACTTCTACCTGGAGTTCGCAGAAACTGGTAGCGTGAAGGATTTTGGCATTCAGCCTGTGGAAGATAAAGGAGCGTGCCGCCTTCCGCTTTGCTCCCTTCCCGGAGAATCTGGGAATGGGCCTGATCAGCAGCTGCAACGCTCACCCCCAGAATTCCAGTAG